The following coding sequences are from one Neodiprion lecontei isolate iyNeoLeco1 chromosome 7, iyNeoLeco1.1, whole genome shotgun sequence window:
- the LOC107222921 gene encoding elongation of very long chain fatty acids protein AAEL008004 — translation MGLAETYYYYNDEIADSRTNDWWLISTPLPVMIIIASYLYFVLSCGPRYMRNTKPYFLRTFLTWYNIFQIIYNTWIIYKLITAGWLTHLTVGCEPIDYSLDPMAVQQAEVTWWTMILKIIDLSETAVFVLRKKDRQISFLHLYHHVTTVLIIWISVKYFAGGMCTFPIMVNSMVHVIMYTYYMLTARGPRLRKIMSFIKPYITIIQMIQFCVLLVHASQALSSSCDVSTTAAMVYIINLFINLFLFIHFYRKNYTSQKKTV, via the exons ATGGGGCTAGCAGAGACATATTACTACTACAATGACGAAATAGCGG attctCGGACCAACGACTGGTGGTTGATATCAACACCTTTGCCtgtgatgataataatagcaaGTTATCTCTACTTTGTGTTATCCTGTGGACCACGCTACATGCGAAATACGAAACCTTATTTTTTAAGAACATTCCTTACAtggtacaatatttttcaaatcatttacAACACATGGATAATCTATAAATTAATAACTGCTGGATGGCTAACACATCTCACCGTGGGTTGCGAGCCCATAGATTATTCGCTGGATCCAATGGCTGTACAA CAAGCAGAGGTAACCTGGTGGaccatgattttgaaaataattgatctATCGGAAACAGCAGTGTTCGTTTTAAGGAAAAAAGATAGACAAATATCTTTTCTGCATCTTTATCATCATGTTACAACGGTGTTGATAATATGGATTTCAGTCAAGTACTTTGCAGGAGGCATGTGCACCTTTCCCATAATGGTGAACAGTATGGTTCATGTCATTATGTATACTTACTATATGTTGACAGCGAGAGGTCCAAGATTACGAAAAATCATGAGCTTTATCAAGCCCTACATTACAATTATTCAAATG ATTCAATTTTGTGTACTACTGGTGCATGCCAGCCAAGCATTGTCATCTTCGTGCGATGTTTCAACAACAGCAGCGATGGTCTACATAATAAATCTCTTCATAAATCTTTtcttgtttattcatttttatagaaaGAATTATACGTCGCAAAAAAAGACTGTTTGA